The following proteins are co-located in the Pedobacter sp. FW305-3-2-15-E-R2A2 genome:
- a CDS encoding rubredoxin, with translation MENTEIKNHQVKVNLPGGIVSVGDLSVILETLEKSGVENVRFGTRQQLYFSATSDQLEDIEHGFLISDTDFETDADRHPNIVSSYVAEDLFNSSNWLREGVYKDILDTFSYTPGLKINLIDDSQNLIPFFSGNLNFISSDIGSYWHLYIRFPKTNIIYYWSSLVYSEDIAVLSEAIENTILTQRSLYFDQPEIEGRQLETTVSAGGSFLFQEASSPLRLPDFQLPYYEGFNKYNEKYWLGIYRRNELFPVAFLKELCKVCNKTRIGQIHTTPWKSIIIKGVEPADRKLWNAILDKNRMNVRHASNELNWQTEDLCEEGLRLKHELVAGFNAADLRTFKLCFAIKINPKSGLFGSVIIKKQTQEDHNDARFDLLHTIDFNPNSKHYHTYIKGISKADLLPQLTRLCEAYYQQQTLAAGEQAEHYYETDSPIKPELSYVHQCKHCLSIYDEAWGEESLNIPAGTPFSRLPQDYHCPLCESARTEFTPIIKESLNTF, from the coding sequence ATGGAAAACACGGAAATTAAAAATCATCAGGTCAAAGTTAACCTTCCCGGAGGGATCGTCTCTGTTGGTGACCTTTCGGTGATACTGGAAACGCTGGAAAAATCAGGAGTAGAAAACGTCCGCTTCGGTACCCGGCAGCAGCTTTATTTTTCAGCAACATCCGATCAGCTGGAAGATATTGAACATGGTTTTCTCATTTCGGATACCGATTTTGAAACAGATGCAGACCGGCACCCAAATATCGTAAGTTCTTATGTAGCAGAAGATCTATTTAACAGTTCAAACTGGCTGCGCGAGGGGGTTTATAAGGACATCTTAGACACGTTTAGCTATACGCCCGGGCTCAAAATAAACCTGATTGATGACAGTCAGAACCTGATCCCTTTTTTCAGCGGAAATTTAAATTTTATCTCCTCAGATATTGGCAGTTACTGGCATTTATACATCCGCTTCCCTAAGACCAACATCATCTATTACTGGTCTTCCCTGGTTTATTCAGAAGATATCGCAGTATTGAGCGAAGCGATTGAAAATACCATATTAACCCAGAGAAGTTTATATTTTGATCAGCCGGAGATTGAGGGAAGACAACTTGAAACAACGGTGAGCGCTGGGGGTAGCTTTTTATTCCAGGAAGCTTCCTCGCCGCTCAGGCTGCCCGACTTCCAACTCCCCTATTATGAAGGCTTTAATAAATATAATGAAAAATATTGGCTAGGTATTTACCGGAGGAACGAACTGTTTCCCGTCGCCTTTTTGAAAGAACTCTGCAAAGTTTGCAATAAAACACGAATCGGCCAGATCCACACGACCCCCTGGAAATCAATCATTATCAAAGGAGTGGAACCTGCAGACCGGAAATTATGGAACGCCATACTGGATAAAAACCGGATGAACGTCCGCCATGCCTCCAACGAGCTGAACTGGCAGACAGAAGACCTTTGCGAAGAGGGATTAAGGTTAAAACACGAATTGGTAGCCGGTTTTAACGCCGCTGATCTGCGAACATTCAAGCTTTGCTTTGCCATTAAAATCAATCCAAAGAGCGGCCTTTTCGGTTCTGTGATCATTAAAAAGCAAACGCAGGAAGATCACAATGATGCCCGTTTTGACCTGTTGCATACCATCGACTTCAACCCCAATTCAAAGCATTACCATACCTATATAAAAGGGATCAGTAAAGCAGACCTGCTTCCTCAGCTAACCAGACTTTGCGAAGCCTACTATCAGCAACAAACCCTTGCTGCCGGAGAACAGGCAGAGCACTATTATGAAACCGACAGTCCTATTAAACCGGAACTCAGCTATGTTCATCAATGTAAACATTGCCTGAGCATTTATGATGAGGCCTGGGGCGAAGAAAGCCTCAATATTCCTGCGGGAACTCCTTTCTCCCGACTTCCGCAGGATTACCACTGCCCGCTCTGTGAGTCTGCCCGGACTGAATTTACCCCGATCATTAAAGAATCCCTAAATACATTTTAA
- a CDS encoding sulfite exporter TauE/SafE family protein, with the protein MEQDITIAFALYLVGFLYASVGHGGASGYIAILSLFTIPVSTYKPLILVLNILVAGMGFYHFWKAGYFRWQLCRLFLITSIPAAFIGSKYSLEGNIYHYLLGLALVLPIIKLLGIKPNETENLKPVKLLPALLIGTLIGGLSGMLNIGGGIFLSPVLILLGWANVKEAAAASALFIVFNSLSGLLGSSAALMITPSAITWFIMAATGGITGAYFGSTRFQNITVRYLLSAVLTIASVKLLFFM; encoded by the coding sequence ATGGAACAAGACATCACCATCGCATTTGCTTTATACCTTGTAGGTTTTCTTTACGCTTCAGTTGGCCATGGAGGCGCAAGCGGCTACATTGCCATACTTTCTTTATTTACCATCCCGGTGAGTACCTATAAACCACTGATACTCGTCTTGAATATCCTGGTGGCTGGCATGGGATTTTATCATTTCTGGAAAGCAGGGTATTTCAGGTGGCAATTGTGCCGGTTATTTCTCATCACCTCAATTCCGGCAGCATTTATTGGTTCGAAATACTCGCTTGAAGGCAATATTTACCATTATTTATTGGGGTTGGCACTGGTGCTGCCTATCATTAAGCTCCTGGGCATAAAACCAAATGAAACCGAAAACCTTAAACCGGTAAAGCTACTGCCTGCCCTCCTGATCGGCACACTCATCGGTGGCCTTTCCGGAATGCTCAACATTGGCGGTGGCATATTCCTGAGCCCGGTACTCATTTTGCTGGGATGGGCAAATGTAAAGGAGGCAGCGGCCGCATCTGCCCTATTTATCGTATTCAATTCACTGAGTGGATTATTGGGAAGTTCTGCAGCTCTGATGATCACCCCTTCTGCCATTACCTGGTTTATCATGGCCGCTACCGGCGGAATTACCGGCGCATATTTTGGCAGTACCCGCTTTCAAAACATTACGGTACGGTATCTTTTGAGTGCCGTACTGACCATTGCCTCTGTTAAACTTTTATTTTTCATGTGA